The window GCGCAACGCCAAGAGCACTGGGATCCTCACACCCAGGCCTTTTTTGACAACCAGGAGATGCAGGAACTTGCCCGGGATTTGCCAGAGCCCACTCTTCCTAGGACTCAGCATGACCAAGAGAGTGACTTGAACACAGAAACTGAGACTCAAACGTCAGAGACGGCCCGCTTCTTGCTTGGTCGTTAATAAACAGCCGCGTGCTCTGTTTAGTCACAGCTTGTTTATCTCTTTGGTTTCcttctttgcttcttctccgtttCTACATTCTTCACGCCAGGTCCGGGCCGGTTTTACCTACCCTGGCAATCCACACCGTCCGCTGGAATCAACCGGATGAATATGCACTAATTATTACCTTGAACACAAGGCCAAGGACACAGCAACACTTTCATCCCCGAGGCCTATCATCCCTTTCACATCATGGACGGCACGATCATCGACATATTTGTGGGATGTACCAAAAGCTgtcccaccaacccacaccTTCTGAAATTTGCCGGGTCTTTTACTGTACTCGGGCTCTTCCTTGCACGATAGATTGGGTGGCTTTGTCATattcctcctctctcgccGTCtcagccatcaccatcccgcACACGTACATGCACATGGCACATAGGGTCCGACACCCGAGCATATCACCATATTGCCTATACAACTGGTTCCGGTGTTAGAGTACGACGACGAGCGTTTTTCTGTCGCATAGGAGGTAGCCATGATTTCTTGTCCTTTGAGCGATATCATTCCCCCCATTTTTTTCATTTACGGTGTTGCCTCTACATAGAGAGCATGGGCGGGAACCACAGCCATGCGGGATCATTTATTATACGTTttgagggaaagggaacAGTTcagtttttcttttcatcaacatcatcaacttcatcaacatcatcaacatcatcaataTTATCATCAACAGCGAGCGGCaccccaaacaaacaacaacaacaaaagttTTTCAGTGGACGTCTTGTCAAAAACATGAGACGCAATCCACGCTTCGACCGATCGACACCAATTATCTCGGACACGAAGAACaacatggcatggcatgaAATGACACCAACACTAATGAAAGGGACAAATCGTTCCCAAATAATTTTATCATGATGAAAATCTCAAGAAGAAATCTTGTATATAGAACATGCCATGAACAGAAACAGAACCTTGTATATAGCTTACAGACATCAGCGGGGGTacaccaacacacacacacacacataaaGGCAACACGGAAAAGGGAGAAACCCACCGCCTCGGTTCTTGTTTTCTATCTGGAGTTAACGACTTTGATCGGCTCAGGATTGTTTAAATCCTCCCTattggaggtggtgattcAACAGAAGGAACTCACCTATACGACGAGCCCTGCCTGGTGCGATCATTTCGCCCATAACAGGGAGCCATCCTATTGATGGATCAAAAGGCAGAGAACCACAGATGATGTCATTTGCCACAACCCCGTTTCCTGATACAATCAATCCCTCGCTGGTGccggggaagggaaaaaatGGGGGGAATGTATATAGCTCGGTCGGTGTATTGAATACAATACAATAAAGCAATAAAACGTATTCCGAAAATTCATGACATTGAACTGGGTTGCAATTGTTTTTGGTAGATTTGATTTTGGGGATAGATAGCCCTAAGACAGGACAGtcaggtggtgatgatgaactcCCATAAAACCTAAGATGTTTTTCTTCACCAAGGTGGACTGACTTTAAGCATCCCATGGGCTTTTCTTGAAGAGAGGATCGGATTATAGCTCTTTAAACAAGCCAATGAGGCGGCTTAATATTCACCCAAGttaagaaaaagaaaaacccatCTTGGATATTTGGGggaaccatcaccaacacttttttttcttgagAAAGACTAAATAAAAACTAGAGCCTGAAACTCTCCCTCACCGCCCCGCCCAACCGCCTGATAGCCTCAGTCATATTCCCCGGCGTAGCAGCCGCAAACGTAGCCCTGAAGAACAGCCCCGTCGGCGCCACTTCCTGCTGGGCACGAAACCAACTCCCCCTTGCGATGAGCACTCCCTTGTCGATACAAGACTCGAAAATGTCTTCTTCAATCTCGAGAATAGATTTTGTTCTCGAGTCCGGGTGGAGGGTGTGGTCTAGGTGGAGCCATTGCTGTCATATATCAGCGACTATACCAAGGGTAAAGGGgggttaaaaaaaaaaagaaaaaaaaaagaaaaaaaactcacaAACATGCCCGCCCTCACAACACCCCAACTCACCACCTCTTTGGGTAGATACTCCTCGCACGCCTTGAGGAGCGTGTTCCTTCTTTCGGTGTACTCTCTCTGcagcaccatcaaccactTTAGATACCCCTCGTGACCCCACGTCTCGTCGAGTAGTTTATGTAAAATGACCTGAGAGAACCCGCTGGGTCCCTGGTTGGCGACTTCGGCGTGTCGGAGGAAGCGCTCGACGAGTTGGTCTGAGGCGGTGAGCCAGCCTAGTCTTGAGCCGGGGACTAGGACTTTGGAGAAGGAGTCCATTCTGATGACTCGCCCGTCCGTGTCCATGCTTAACAaagttgggaggagggagtcgagGAAGTCGGTTGTGTTGGAAGGGGCAGGGGTAGGGGttggggtgatggtgggcgGGAGTTGGAGGTAGTAATATGGTTCGTCTTCGATGATCACCAGATCGTGCTTGGAGCAGATGTCGTAGATTTGCTTTCTTCGCTCTGGGCCTTGGGTTGCTCCTGTTGGGTTCTGACCGGATGGCACCGTATATAAGACGTGTGGTTTTCGCTTGTTGCCCCGTTCGGAAGGGCTCCATGTTGAGAGGATGTGGTCTAGTTCGGAGGGGATAAGGCCTTGCTCATCGATGGGGACGCCAAAGGTGGGGATGCCCAAGGGGTGGGCTGTTTCCAAGGCCGTGGCAAAAGAGAATTCTTCTGTGAGGATGGAGTCGTTTCTGGAGGAGTCGCAGAGCATGCGGAGGGTTTGCTCTAAAGCACCGGTCGAGCCGACGGTGAGGCAGGTTTTCCAGTCGGCgtagggggggttggagacgAGTTCCGTGTGTTCGGTTACGAAGCGGATGAGTTGGGCCGAGCCATGTGCTTGAGCGTAGTTGAGTGAGATGGAAAGGTCGTATTCTTTTTGGACTGGGGCTGAGGGATGGGTGTCGTATTTGCCGATGGTGATGTCTTGGAAGGCGGGGTGGACCTCTGGGGGCGAGAGAGTTGGGTTGTGAAGGTAATCTGGgacggagagggagatggagttgatggGGAAGTACTCTGGGCACGGAAGGCCACCGCCGAGTGAGATGATGCCAGGGGTTTTGAGGTGGCGGGCAGCTTGTTTGAGCTTGCATGGTTCGCGGATAGAAGCTTCGTAGGAGAGATGATCTGTTTCACGTTAATAAATGTTCcaaagttggtgatggggggacATACGGCTCATATCCTTTGCCATCGGCTTTCCTGATGACTGTTGAAGCTATGTCAGCTTGACAATAAATAACGGTTCATGAGTGGCACTTACATCCCCCTTGAAAACCCCTGAATCAcaccccgccgccgtcggggccaccaacctccccgccctcctcctcctctccaaaatctcGCCAATAGTCACCCTCTTATTCTTCGTCGGTGTCTCTGGGATATCTGGCAACTCAACCTCAGGCAGAGGTGAAGGGCCACCAATCACCGTCGCCTCGGCAGCCGAATCTAACTTTGGTCTGCTGTGAAATGATGCCTGTTGGCCATTGTTGCTTTGAGCTTTCTTATAATTGTTAATGAAACCCGGCCGAGACGTCAAACCCCAACTCCGAGACCGGGGCACCACAGCAGCGGCCCCGGAGCCGAGACGGGCAGCTCTCCGCATATTTGTGTTCCGTTCCGGTTGCCGTGCCAAGGACCGggattgtgtgtgtgtgtgtgtgtgtgtaagtGAGATAGATATCCGAGAGTACCAGGGTTGATGATGCagaacaaaaaacaaaagagcTTCCAATACAAAACCAATATCGCTATTTATTTGAGAATGGTATCAACAGAAGATAAGAAAGAGATATATCTTGATGGAGCACGACTGTGCAACGTGTATGTAGCGTCAGTGATAAGCACCACCGGGACACGGCGGGGTCGAACTAACAACGGCTACCTTCGGGTCGAATCACCCATCCCGGCCCGCAACAAAGCTTACCTGGCCGTTCCGTTGTCCACAAAACTAACA is drawn from Podospora pseudocomata strain CBS 415.72m chromosome 1 map unlocalized CBS415.72m_1, whole genome shotgun sequence and contains these coding sequences:
- the ARO8_2 gene encoding Aromatic/aminoadipate aminotransferase 1 (COG:E; EggNog:ENOG503NU3Z): MRRAARLGSGAAAVVPRSRSWGLTSRPGFINNYKKAQSNNGQQASFHSRPKLDSAAEATVIGGPSPLPEVELPDIPETPTKNKRVTIGEILERRRRAGRLVAPTAAGCDSGVFKGDSSGKPMAKDMSHHLSYEASIREPCKLKQAARHLKTPGIISLGGGLPCPEYFPINSISLSVPDYLHNPTLSPPEVHPAFQDITIGKYDTHPSAPVQKEYDLSISLNYAQAHGSAQLIRFVTEHTELVSNPPYADWKTCLTVGSTGALEQTLRMLCDSSRNDSILTEEFSFATALETAHPLGIPTFGVPIDEQGLIPSELDHILSTWSPSERGNKRKPHVLYTVPSGQNPTGATQGPERRKQIYDICSKHDLVIIEDEPYYYLQLPPTITPTPTPAPSNTTDFLDSLLPTLLSMDTDGRVIRMDSFSKVLVPGSRLGWLTASDQLVERFLRHAEVANQGPSGFSQVILHKLLDETWGHEGYLKWLMVLQREYTERRNTLLKACEEYLPKEVVSWGVVRAGMFQWLHLDHTLHPDSRTKSILEIEEDIFESCIDKGVLIARGSWFRAQQEVAPTGLFFRATFAAATPGNMTEAIRRLGGAVRESFRL